A single genomic interval of Arachis duranensis cultivar V14167 chromosome 7, aradu.V14167.gnm2.J7QH, whole genome shotgun sequence harbors:
- the LOC107459883 gene encoding probable sodium/metabolite cotransporter BASS1, chloroplastic — protein MQASLACYSRPHGNPLVKLNLQTSSHTTTNNYNLLPSITSHTPISLPMKLQPQILLSPSPLLPKPKANRTLSSKVGPLGCGISSNGYGASGKRSLREWVELCGEVLSTAFPLWVTIGCVLGLVRPSSFNWVSPKLSIVGLTIIMLGMGMTLTLDDLRGALAMPKEVLSGFLLQYSVMPLSGFFVSKLLNLPSHYAAGLILVGCCPGGTASNIVTYLARGNVALSVIMTAASTLSAVVMTPFLTAKLAGKYVAVDAAGLLTSTLQVVLLPVLAGAFLNQYFQPLVKLVSPLMPPMAVATVAILCGNAIAQSSSAILMSGGQVVLACMLLHASGFFFGYVLARMLKLDVSSSRTISIEVGMQNSVLGVVLATQHFGDPLTTVPCAVSSVCHSIFGSILAGIWRRSVPAEMKD, from the exons atgCAAGCATCACTTGCATGCTATTCACGTCCACATGGAAATCCACTTGTCAAACTCAATCTCCAAACATCATCACACACCACCACCAACAACTATAACCTCCTACCATCAATCACTTCACACACACCAATCTCTCTTCCCATGAAACTCCAACCTCAGATTCTTTTGAGCCCTTCCCCTTTACTTCCCAAGCCAAAAGCAAACAGAACTTTGAGCTCCAAAGTTGGTCCACTTGGTTGCGGCATTTCGTCGAACGGGTACGGTGCAAGTGGGAAGAGGAGTTTGAGGGAGTGGGTTGAGTTATGCGGCGAGGTACTTTCAACTGCGTTTCCTTTGTGGGTGACGATTGGGTGCGTGTTGGGATTGGTGAGACCCAGTTCCTTCAATTGGGTCAGTCCAAAATTAAGCATTGTGGGACTCACCATAATCATGCTTGGTATGGGTATGACTCTCACTCTTGATGATCTTCGTGGTGCTCTTGCTATGCCCAAAGAAGTTCTCTCTGGTTTTCTGCTTCAATATTCG GTGATGCCATTATCTGGATTCTTTGTAAGCAAACTCTTAAACCTTCCATCACATTATGCAGCAGGTTTAATATTAGTTGGCTGCTGCCCTGGTG GCACAGCTAGCAATATTGTTACATATCTTGCACG TGGAAATGTGGCCCTCTCTGTGATAATGACAGCTGCAAGCACTTTATCTGCTGTG GTCATGACTCCTTTCTTGACAGCCAAACTTGCTGGTAAGTATGTAGCTGTGGATGCAGCTGGTTTGTTGACTTCAACATTGCAA GTTGTGCTCTTACCTGTATTGGCTGGTGCATTTCTGAATCAGTACTTCCAACCTCTTGTTAAGTTAGTTTCTCCTCTAATGCCACCCATGGCTGTAGCAACTGTTGCGATTTTATGCGGAAATGCAATTGCTCAGAGTTCTTCAGCTATCCTTATGTCCGGTGGACAAGTAGTTTTAGCCTGCATGCTTCTTCATGCTTCCGGTTTTTTCTTTGGATATGTACTTGCAAGAATGCTCAAGTTAGACGTGTCATCGTCACGAACCATATCAATCGAGGTTGGCATGCAG AACTCGGTGCTTGGAGTTGTTCTAGCTACTCAGCACTTCGGGGATCCCCTAACTACAGTACCATGTGCTGTTTCGAGTGTGTGTCACTCGATCTTCGGTAGTATTCTTGCTGGAATTTGGAGACGCTCGGTGCCAGCTGAGATGAAGGACTGA